A part of Bubalus bubalis isolate 160015118507 breed Murrah chromosome 6, NDDB_SH_1, whole genome shotgun sequence genomic DNA contains:
- the TARS2 gene encoding threonine--tRNA ligase, mitochondrial isoform X1, which translates to MGLYQRCRRLRFPGLHACGLHTVREAAVPTPPHWLVERLGYFEELWTAQVKRLASMAQEEQRTIKISLPGGQKVDAVAWKTTPYQLAQQISSNLADTAVAAQVNGEPYDLERPLETDSDLRFLTFDSAQGKAVFWHSSTHVLGAAAEQLLGAVLCQGPSTECGFYHDFFLGKERTVKGSELPVLERFCQELTAAAQPFRRLEASRAQLCQLFKDNPFKLRLIEEKVTGPMATVYGCGMLVDLCRGPHLRHTGQIGGLKLLSVSHEDWVRLRFLCFHWSELKKGKNSSSVWRFPGAPETLQRVSGISFPTAEELRAWEEWREEAELRDHRRIGKEQELFFFHELSPGSCFFLPRGTRVYNALVAFIRSLWSPMSASLQAEYTRRGFSEVKTPTLFSAKLWELSGHWEHYREDMFALQPPGLDRPSSSQSDHSASSPTDTLALKPMNCPAHCLMFAHRPRSWRELPLRLADFGALHRAEASGSLGGLTRLRCFQQDDAHIFCAPDQLEAEIRGCLDFLHSVYTILGFSFHMALSTRPSGFLGEPCLWDQAEQVLQQALEEFGAPWDLNPGDGAFYGPKIDVHVRDALGRPHQCGTIQLDFQLPLRFDLQYKGQSGALECPVLIHRAVLGSVERMLGVLAESCGGKWPLWLSPFQVVVIPVGTEQEEYAREAQQSLRAAGLVGDLDADSGLTLSRRIRRAQLAHYNFQFVVGQREQSKRTVNIRTRDNRRLGERDLAEAVQRLLELQDTRVPNAEEIF; encoded by the exons ATGGGGCTGTATCAGAGGTGTCGGCGGCTTCGGTTCCCAGGGTTACACGCCTGCGGGCTGCACACGGTGCGTGAG GCAGCTGTGCCGACCCCTCCACACTGGTTGGTAGAGCGGCTTGGCTATTTTGAGGAGCTATGGACTGCTCAGGTAAAGAGGTTAGCAAGCATGGCACAGGAGGAACAGCGGACTATTAAGATATCACTTCCTGGAGGTCAGAAAGTCGATGCTGTAGCATGGAAGACAACCCCTTACCAACTAGCCCAGCAGATCAG TTCAAACCTGGCGGATACTGCAGTGGCTGCTCAAGTCAATGGAGAACCTTATGATCTGGAGCGGCCCTTGGAGACAGATTCTGACCTCCGGTTTCTGACATTCGATTCTGCACAGGGGAAAGCG GTATTCTGGCACTCCAGTACCCATGTCCTGGGGGCAGCAGCTGAACAGCTTTTAGGTGCTGTCCTCTGCCAAGGCCCAAGCACAGAATGTGGCTTTTACCATGATTTCTTCTTAGGAAAGGAACG GACAGTCAAGGGCTCAGAGCTGCCTGTTTTGGAACGGTTTTGCCAGGAACTTACAGCTGCTGCTCAGCCCTTCCGGAGACTGGAGGCTTCTCGGGCTCAGCTTTGCCAGCTCTTCAAG GATAACCCCTTTAAGCTTCGCTTGATTGAGGAGAAGGTGACAGGTCCAATGGCAACAGTGTATGG GTGTGGCATGCTGGTTGATCTGTGCAGGGGCCCCCACCTTCGGCATACTGGACAGATTGGAGGCCTGAAGCTGCTGTCGGTCAGTCATGAGGACTGGGTTAGGTTGAGATTCCTGTGTTTTCACTGGAGTGAGTTGAAGAAGGGGAAG aACTCATCATCAGTGTGGAGATTTCCAGGCGCCCCAGAGACACTGCAGAGAGTGTCCGGCATTTCCTTCCCCACTGCAGAGGAGCTGAGGGCCTGGGAAGAATGGAGGGAGGAAGCAGAGTTACGGGACCACCGGCGCATTGGGAAG GAACAGGAGCTCTTCTTCTTCCATGAACTGAGCCCCGGGAGCTGTTTCTTCCTGCCTCGAGGGACAAGGGTGTATAATGCACTGGTGGCTTTTATCAGG TCACTCTGGTCTCCCATGTCGGCATCTCTGCAGGCTGAATACACCCGCCGCGGTTTCTCAGAAGTGAAAACCCCCACGTTGTTTTCTGCGAAGCTCTGGGAGCTGTCAGGGCACTGGGAGCATTATCGGGAAGACATGTTTGCCCTGCAGCCACCAGGCCTGGACAGGCCTTCCAGCTCTCAGAGCGACCACTCTGCCAGCTCCCCCACAGACACACTCGCCCTCAAGCCCATGAACTGCCCTGCACATTG CCTAATGTTCGCCCACCGGCCCAGATCCTGGCGAGAGCTGCCCCTGCGACTGGCTGACTTCGGGGCCCTACACCGGGCTGAGGCCTCTGGCAGCCTGGGGGGCCTGACCCGGCTTCGGTGCTTCCAGCAGGATGACGCCCACATCTTCTGTGCACCGGATCAG CTGGAAGCAGAGATCCGAGGCTGTCTTGATTTCCTCCACTCTGTCTACACCATCCTTGGCTTTTCCTTCCACATGGCACTGTCTACCCGGCCATCTGGCTTCCTGGGAGAGCCTTGCCTTTGGGACCAGGCCGAGCAG GTCCTGCAGCAGGCCCTAGAAGAATTTGGAGCACCATGGGATCTCAACCCTGGAGATGGTGCATTCTATGGGCCTAAG ATTGATGTGCACGTCCGCGATGCCCTGGGTCGACCCCATCAGTGTGGGACAATCCAGCTTGATTTCCAGCTGCCCCTGAGATTTGACCTCCAGTACAAGGG GCAGTCGGGGGCCCTAGAGTGTCCAGTCCTCATTCATCGCGCCGTGCTCGGTTCCGTGGAAAGGATGTTGGGAGTGCTGGCGGAGAGCTGTGGGGGAAAATG GCCACTGTGGCTGTCCCCGTTCCAGGTGGTGGTCATCCCTGTGGGGACGGAGCAGGAGGAATATGCCAGAGAG GCACAGCAGAGCCTGCGAGCTGCGGGACTGGTCGGTGACCTGGACGCTGACTCGGGACTGACCCTCAGCCGGAGAATCCGCCGGGCTCAGCTCGCACACTACAATTTTCAGTTTG TGGTTGGCCAGAGAGAGCAGAGTAAGAGAACAGTGAACATTCGGACTCGAGATAATCGTCGACTTGGAGAACGGGACTTGGCCGAGGCTGTACAGCGGCTACTGGAGCTACAGGACACCAGGGTCCCAAATGCTGAAGAAATTTTCTGA
- the TARS2 gene encoding threonine--tRNA ligase, mitochondrial isoform X7, with protein sequence MGLYQRCRRLRFPGLHACGLHTVREAAVPTPPHWLVERLGYFEELWTAQVKRLASMAQEEQRTIKISLPGGQKVDAVAWKTTPYQLAQQISSNLADTAVAAQVNGEPYDLERPLETDSDLRFLTFDSAQGKAVFWHSSTHVLGAAAEQLLGAVLCQGPSTECGFYHDFFLGKERCGMLVDLCRGPHLRHTGQIGGLKLLSVSHEDWVRLRFLCFHWSELKKGKNSSSVWRFPGAPETLQRVSGISFPTAEELRAWEEWREEAELRDHRRIGKEQELFFFHELSPGSCFFLPRGTRVYNALVAFIRSLWSPMSASLQAEYTRRGFSEVKTPTLFSAKLWELSGHWEHYREDMFALQPPGLDRPSSSQSDHSASSPTDTLALKPMNCPAHCLMFAHRPRSWRELPLRLADFGALHRAEASGSLGGLTRLRCFQQDDAHIFCAPDQLEAEIRGCLDFLHSVYTILGFSFHMALSTRPSGFLGEPCLWDQAEQVLQQALEEFGAPWDLNPGDGAFYGPKIDVHVRDALGRPHQCGTIQLDFQLPLRFDLQYKGQSGALECPVLIHRAVLGSVERMLGVLAESCGGKWPLWLSPFQVVVIPVGTEQEEYAREAQQSLRAAGLVGDLDADSGLTLSRRIRRAQLAHYNFQFVVGQREQSKRTVNIRTRDNRRLGERDLAEAVQRLLELQDTRVPNAEEIF encoded by the exons ATGGGGCTGTATCAGAGGTGTCGGCGGCTTCGGTTCCCAGGGTTACACGCCTGCGGGCTGCACACGGTGCGTGAG GCAGCTGTGCCGACCCCTCCACACTGGTTGGTAGAGCGGCTTGGCTATTTTGAGGAGCTATGGACTGCTCAGGTAAAGAGGTTAGCAAGCATGGCACAGGAGGAACAGCGGACTATTAAGATATCACTTCCTGGAGGTCAGAAAGTCGATGCTGTAGCATGGAAGACAACCCCTTACCAACTAGCCCAGCAGATCAG TTCAAACCTGGCGGATACTGCAGTGGCTGCTCAAGTCAATGGAGAACCTTATGATCTGGAGCGGCCCTTGGAGACAGATTCTGACCTCCGGTTTCTGACATTCGATTCTGCACAGGGGAAAGCG GTATTCTGGCACTCCAGTACCCATGTCCTGGGGGCAGCAGCTGAACAGCTTTTAGGTGCTGTCCTCTGCCAAGGCCCAAGCACAGAATGTGGCTTTTACCATGATTTCTTCTTAGGAAAGGAACG GTGTGGCATGCTGGTTGATCTGTGCAGGGGCCCCCACCTTCGGCATACTGGACAGATTGGAGGCCTGAAGCTGCTGTCGGTCAGTCATGAGGACTGGGTTAGGTTGAGATTCCTGTGTTTTCACTGGAGTGAGTTGAAGAAGGGGAAG aACTCATCATCAGTGTGGAGATTTCCAGGCGCCCCAGAGACACTGCAGAGAGTGTCCGGCATTTCCTTCCCCACTGCAGAGGAGCTGAGGGCCTGGGAAGAATGGAGGGAGGAAGCAGAGTTACGGGACCACCGGCGCATTGGGAAG GAACAGGAGCTCTTCTTCTTCCATGAACTGAGCCCCGGGAGCTGTTTCTTCCTGCCTCGAGGGACAAGGGTGTATAATGCACTGGTGGCTTTTATCAGG TCACTCTGGTCTCCCATGTCGGCATCTCTGCAGGCTGAATACACCCGCCGCGGTTTCTCAGAAGTGAAAACCCCCACGTTGTTTTCTGCGAAGCTCTGGGAGCTGTCAGGGCACTGGGAGCATTATCGGGAAGACATGTTTGCCCTGCAGCCACCAGGCCTGGACAGGCCTTCCAGCTCTCAGAGCGACCACTCTGCCAGCTCCCCCACAGACACACTCGCCCTCAAGCCCATGAACTGCCCTGCACATTG CCTAATGTTCGCCCACCGGCCCAGATCCTGGCGAGAGCTGCCCCTGCGACTGGCTGACTTCGGGGCCCTACACCGGGCTGAGGCCTCTGGCAGCCTGGGGGGCCTGACCCGGCTTCGGTGCTTCCAGCAGGATGACGCCCACATCTTCTGTGCACCGGATCAG CTGGAAGCAGAGATCCGAGGCTGTCTTGATTTCCTCCACTCTGTCTACACCATCCTTGGCTTTTCCTTCCACATGGCACTGTCTACCCGGCCATCTGGCTTCCTGGGAGAGCCTTGCCTTTGGGACCAGGCCGAGCAG GTCCTGCAGCAGGCCCTAGAAGAATTTGGAGCACCATGGGATCTCAACCCTGGAGATGGTGCATTCTATGGGCCTAAG ATTGATGTGCACGTCCGCGATGCCCTGGGTCGACCCCATCAGTGTGGGACAATCCAGCTTGATTTCCAGCTGCCCCTGAGATTTGACCTCCAGTACAAGGG GCAGTCGGGGGCCCTAGAGTGTCCAGTCCTCATTCATCGCGCCGTGCTCGGTTCCGTGGAAAGGATGTTGGGAGTGCTGGCGGAGAGCTGTGGGGGAAAATG GCCACTGTGGCTGTCCCCGTTCCAGGTGGTGGTCATCCCTGTGGGGACGGAGCAGGAGGAATATGCCAGAGAG GCACAGCAGAGCCTGCGAGCTGCGGGACTGGTCGGTGACCTGGACGCTGACTCGGGACTGACCCTCAGCCGGAGAATCCGCCGGGCTCAGCTCGCACACTACAATTTTCAGTTTG TGGTTGGCCAGAGAGAGCAGAGTAAGAGAACAGTGAACATTCGGACTCGAGATAATCGTCGACTTGGAGAACGGGACTTGGCCGAGGCTGTACAGCGGCTACTGGAGCTACAGGACACCAGGGTCCCAAATGCTGAAGAAATTTTCTGA
- the TARS2 gene encoding threonine--tRNA ligase, mitochondrial isoform X9 — translation MGLYQRCRRLRFPGLHACGLHTVREAAVPTPPHWLVERLGYFEELWTAQVKRLASMAQEEQRTIKISLPGGQKVDAVAWKTTPYQLAQQISSNLADTAVAAQVNGEPYDLERPLETDSDLRFLTFDSAQGKANSSSVWRFPGAPETLQRVSGISFPTAEELRAWEEWREEAELRDHRRIGKEQELFFFHELSPGSCFFLPRGTRVYNALVAFIRSLWSPMSASLQAEYTRRGFSEVKTPTLFSAKLWELSGHWEHYREDMFALQPPGLDRPSSSQSDHSASSPTDTLALKPMNCPAHCLMFAHRPRSWRELPLRLADFGALHRAEASGSLGGLTRLRCFQQDDAHIFCAPDQLEAEIRGCLDFLHSVYTILGFSFHMALSTRPSGFLGEPCLWDQAEQVLQQALEEFGAPWDLNPGDGAFYGPKIDVHVRDALGRPHQCGTIQLDFQLPLRFDLQYKGQSGALECPVLIHRAVLGSVERMLGVLAESCGGKWPLWLSPFQVVVIPVGTEQEEYAREAQQSLRAAGLVGDLDADSGLTLSRRIRRAQLAHYNFQFVVGQREQSKRTVNIRTRDNRRLGERDLAEAVQRLLELQDTRVPNAEEIF, via the exons ATGGGGCTGTATCAGAGGTGTCGGCGGCTTCGGTTCCCAGGGTTACACGCCTGCGGGCTGCACACGGTGCGTGAG GCAGCTGTGCCGACCCCTCCACACTGGTTGGTAGAGCGGCTTGGCTATTTTGAGGAGCTATGGACTGCTCAGGTAAAGAGGTTAGCAAGCATGGCACAGGAGGAACAGCGGACTATTAAGATATCACTTCCTGGAGGTCAGAAAGTCGATGCTGTAGCATGGAAGACAACCCCTTACCAACTAGCCCAGCAGATCAG TTCAAACCTGGCGGATACTGCAGTGGCTGCTCAAGTCAATGGAGAACCTTATGATCTGGAGCGGCCCTTGGAGACAGATTCTGACCTCCGGTTTCTGACATTCGATTCTGCACAGGGGAAAGCG aACTCATCATCAGTGTGGAGATTTCCAGGCGCCCCAGAGACACTGCAGAGAGTGTCCGGCATTTCCTTCCCCACTGCAGAGGAGCTGAGGGCCTGGGAAGAATGGAGGGAGGAAGCAGAGTTACGGGACCACCGGCGCATTGGGAAG GAACAGGAGCTCTTCTTCTTCCATGAACTGAGCCCCGGGAGCTGTTTCTTCCTGCCTCGAGGGACAAGGGTGTATAATGCACTGGTGGCTTTTATCAGG TCACTCTGGTCTCCCATGTCGGCATCTCTGCAGGCTGAATACACCCGCCGCGGTTTCTCAGAAGTGAAAACCCCCACGTTGTTTTCTGCGAAGCTCTGGGAGCTGTCAGGGCACTGGGAGCATTATCGGGAAGACATGTTTGCCCTGCAGCCACCAGGCCTGGACAGGCCTTCCAGCTCTCAGAGCGACCACTCTGCCAGCTCCCCCACAGACACACTCGCCCTCAAGCCCATGAACTGCCCTGCACATTG CCTAATGTTCGCCCACCGGCCCAGATCCTGGCGAGAGCTGCCCCTGCGACTGGCTGACTTCGGGGCCCTACACCGGGCTGAGGCCTCTGGCAGCCTGGGGGGCCTGACCCGGCTTCGGTGCTTCCAGCAGGATGACGCCCACATCTTCTGTGCACCGGATCAG CTGGAAGCAGAGATCCGAGGCTGTCTTGATTTCCTCCACTCTGTCTACACCATCCTTGGCTTTTCCTTCCACATGGCACTGTCTACCCGGCCATCTGGCTTCCTGGGAGAGCCTTGCCTTTGGGACCAGGCCGAGCAG GTCCTGCAGCAGGCCCTAGAAGAATTTGGAGCACCATGGGATCTCAACCCTGGAGATGGTGCATTCTATGGGCCTAAG ATTGATGTGCACGTCCGCGATGCCCTGGGTCGACCCCATCAGTGTGGGACAATCCAGCTTGATTTCCAGCTGCCCCTGAGATTTGACCTCCAGTACAAGGG GCAGTCGGGGGCCCTAGAGTGTCCAGTCCTCATTCATCGCGCCGTGCTCGGTTCCGTGGAAAGGATGTTGGGAGTGCTGGCGGAGAGCTGTGGGGGAAAATG GCCACTGTGGCTGTCCCCGTTCCAGGTGGTGGTCATCCCTGTGGGGACGGAGCAGGAGGAATATGCCAGAGAG GCACAGCAGAGCCTGCGAGCTGCGGGACTGGTCGGTGACCTGGACGCTGACTCGGGACTGACCCTCAGCCGGAGAATCCGCCGGGCTCAGCTCGCACACTACAATTTTCAGTTTG TGGTTGGCCAGAGAGAGCAGAGTAAGAGAACAGTGAACATTCGGACTCGAGATAATCGTCGACTTGGAGAACGGGACTTGGCCGAGGCTGTACAGCGGCTACTGGAGCTACAGGACACCAGGGTCCCAAATGCTGAAGAAATTTTCTGA
- the TARS2 gene encoding threonine--tRNA ligase, mitochondrial isoform X3: MGLYQRCRRLRFPGLHACGLHTVREAAVPTPPHWLVERLGYFEELWTAQVKRLASMAQEEQRTIKISLPGGQKVDAVAWKTTPYQLAQQISSNLADTAVAAQVNGEPYDLERPLETDSDLRFLTFDSAQGKAVFWHSSTHVLGAAAEQLLGAVLCQGPSTECGFYHDFFLGKERTVKGSELPVLERFCQELTAAAQPFRRLEASRAQLCQLFKDNPFKLRLIEEKVTGPMATVYGCGMLVDLCRGPHLRHTGQIGGLKLLSVSHEDWVRLRFLCFHWSELKKGKNSSSVWRFPGAPETLQRVSGISFPTAEELRAWEEWREEAELRDHRRIGKEQELFFFHELSPGSCFFLPRGTRVYNALVAFIRAEYTRRGFSEVKTPTLFSAKLWELSGHWEHYREDMFALQPPGLDRPSSSQSDHSASSPTDTLALKPMNCPAHCLMFAHRPRSWRELPLRLADFGALHRAEASGSLGGLTRLRCFQQDDAHIFCAPDQLEAEIRGCLDFLHSVYTILGFSFHMALSTRPSGFLGEPCLWDQAEQVLQQALEEFGAPWDLNPGDGAFYGPKIDVHVRDALGRPHQCGTIQLDFQLPLRFDLQYKGQSGALECPVLIHRAVLGSVERMLGVLAESCGGKWPLWLSPFQVVVIPVGTEQEEYAREAQQSLRAAGLVGDLDADSGLTLSRRIRRAQLAHYNFQFVVGQREQSKRTVNIRTRDNRRLGERDLAEAVQRLLELQDTRVPNAEEIF, encoded by the exons ATGGGGCTGTATCAGAGGTGTCGGCGGCTTCGGTTCCCAGGGTTACACGCCTGCGGGCTGCACACGGTGCGTGAG GCAGCTGTGCCGACCCCTCCACACTGGTTGGTAGAGCGGCTTGGCTATTTTGAGGAGCTATGGACTGCTCAGGTAAAGAGGTTAGCAAGCATGGCACAGGAGGAACAGCGGACTATTAAGATATCACTTCCTGGAGGTCAGAAAGTCGATGCTGTAGCATGGAAGACAACCCCTTACCAACTAGCCCAGCAGATCAG TTCAAACCTGGCGGATACTGCAGTGGCTGCTCAAGTCAATGGAGAACCTTATGATCTGGAGCGGCCCTTGGAGACAGATTCTGACCTCCGGTTTCTGACATTCGATTCTGCACAGGGGAAAGCG GTATTCTGGCACTCCAGTACCCATGTCCTGGGGGCAGCAGCTGAACAGCTTTTAGGTGCTGTCCTCTGCCAAGGCCCAAGCACAGAATGTGGCTTTTACCATGATTTCTTCTTAGGAAAGGAACG GACAGTCAAGGGCTCAGAGCTGCCTGTTTTGGAACGGTTTTGCCAGGAACTTACAGCTGCTGCTCAGCCCTTCCGGAGACTGGAGGCTTCTCGGGCTCAGCTTTGCCAGCTCTTCAAG GATAACCCCTTTAAGCTTCGCTTGATTGAGGAGAAGGTGACAGGTCCAATGGCAACAGTGTATGG GTGTGGCATGCTGGTTGATCTGTGCAGGGGCCCCCACCTTCGGCATACTGGACAGATTGGAGGCCTGAAGCTGCTGTCGGTCAGTCATGAGGACTGGGTTAGGTTGAGATTCCTGTGTTTTCACTGGAGTGAGTTGAAGAAGGGGAAG aACTCATCATCAGTGTGGAGATTTCCAGGCGCCCCAGAGACACTGCAGAGAGTGTCCGGCATTTCCTTCCCCACTGCAGAGGAGCTGAGGGCCTGGGAAGAATGGAGGGAGGAAGCAGAGTTACGGGACCACCGGCGCATTGGGAAG GAACAGGAGCTCTTCTTCTTCCATGAACTGAGCCCCGGGAGCTGTTTCTTCCTGCCTCGAGGGACAAGGGTGTATAATGCACTGGTGGCTTTTATCAGG GCTGAATACACCCGCCGCGGTTTCTCAGAAGTGAAAACCCCCACGTTGTTTTCTGCGAAGCTCTGGGAGCTGTCAGGGCACTGGGAGCATTATCGGGAAGACATGTTTGCCCTGCAGCCACCAGGCCTGGACAGGCCTTCCAGCTCTCAGAGCGACCACTCTGCCAGCTCCCCCACAGACACACTCGCCCTCAAGCCCATGAACTGCCCTGCACATTG CCTAATGTTCGCCCACCGGCCCAGATCCTGGCGAGAGCTGCCCCTGCGACTGGCTGACTTCGGGGCCCTACACCGGGCTGAGGCCTCTGGCAGCCTGGGGGGCCTGACCCGGCTTCGGTGCTTCCAGCAGGATGACGCCCACATCTTCTGTGCACCGGATCAG CTGGAAGCAGAGATCCGAGGCTGTCTTGATTTCCTCCACTCTGTCTACACCATCCTTGGCTTTTCCTTCCACATGGCACTGTCTACCCGGCCATCTGGCTTCCTGGGAGAGCCTTGCCTTTGGGACCAGGCCGAGCAG GTCCTGCAGCAGGCCCTAGAAGAATTTGGAGCACCATGGGATCTCAACCCTGGAGATGGTGCATTCTATGGGCCTAAG ATTGATGTGCACGTCCGCGATGCCCTGGGTCGACCCCATCAGTGTGGGACAATCCAGCTTGATTTCCAGCTGCCCCTGAGATTTGACCTCCAGTACAAGGG GCAGTCGGGGGCCCTAGAGTGTCCAGTCCTCATTCATCGCGCCGTGCTCGGTTCCGTGGAAAGGATGTTGGGAGTGCTGGCGGAGAGCTGTGGGGGAAAATG GCCACTGTGGCTGTCCCCGTTCCAGGTGGTGGTCATCCCTGTGGGGACGGAGCAGGAGGAATATGCCAGAGAG GCACAGCAGAGCCTGCGAGCTGCGGGACTGGTCGGTGACCTGGACGCTGACTCGGGACTGACCCTCAGCCGGAGAATCCGCCGGGCTCAGCTCGCACACTACAATTTTCAGTTTG TGGTTGGCCAGAGAGAGCAGAGTAAGAGAACAGTGAACATTCGGACTCGAGATAATCGTCGACTTGGAGAACGGGACTTGGCCGAGGCTGTACAGCGGCTACTGGAGCTACAGGACACCAGGGTCCCAAATGCTGAAGAAATTTTCTGA
- the TARS2 gene encoding threonine--tRNA ligase, mitochondrial isoform X8 has translation MGLYQRCRRLRFPGLHACGLHTVREAAVPTPPHWLVERLGYFEELWTAQVKRLASMAQEEQRTIKISLPGGQKVDAVAWKTTPYQLAQQISSNLADTAVAAQVNGEPYDLERPLETDSDLRFLTFDSAQGKAVFWHSSTHVLGAAAEQLLGAVLCQGPSTECGFYHDFFLGKERCGMLVDLCRGPHLRHTGQIGGLKLLSNSSSVWRFPGAPETLQRVSGISFPTAEELRAWEEWREEAELRDHRRIGKEQELFFFHELSPGSCFFLPRGTRVYNALVAFIRSLWSPMSASLQAEYTRRGFSEVKTPTLFSAKLWELSGHWEHYREDMFALQPPGLDRPSSSQSDHSASSPTDTLALKPMNCPAHCLMFAHRPRSWRELPLRLADFGALHRAEASGSLGGLTRLRCFQQDDAHIFCAPDQLEAEIRGCLDFLHSVYTILGFSFHMALSTRPSGFLGEPCLWDQAEQVLQQALEEFGAPWDLNPGDGAFYGPKIDVHVRDALGRPHQCGTIQLDFQLPLRFDLQYKGQSGALECPVLIHRAVLGSVERMLGVLAESCGGKWPLWLSPFQVVVIPVGTEQEEYAREAQQSLRAAGLVGDLDADSGLTLSRRIRRAQLAHYNFQFVVGQREQSKRTVNIRTRDNRRLGERDLAEAVQRLLELQDTRVPNAEEIF, from the exons ATGGGGCTGTATCAGAGGTGTCGGCGGCTTCGGTTCCCAGGGTTACACGCCTGCGGGCTGCACACGGTGCGTGAG GCAGCTGTGCCGACCCCTCCACACTGGTTGGTAGAGCGGCTTGGCTATTTTGAGGAGCTATGGACTGCTCAGGTAAAGAGGTTAGCAAGCATGGCACAGGAGGAACAGCGGACTATTAAGATATCACTTCCTGGAGGTCAGAAAGTCGATGCTGTAGCATGGAAGACAACCCCTTACCAACTAGCCCAGCAGATCAG TTCAAACCTGGCGGATACTGCAGTGGCTGCTCAAGTCAATGGAGAACCTTATGATCTGGAGCGGCCCTTGGAGACAGATTCTGACCTCCGGTTTCTGACATTCGATTCTGCACAGGGGAAAGCG GTATTCTGGCACTCCAGTACCCATGTCCTGGGGGCAGCAGCTGAACAGCTTTTAGGTGCTGTCCTCTGCCAAGGCCCAAGCACAGAATGTGGCTTTTACCATGATTTCTTCTTAGGAAAGGAACG GTGTGGCATGCTGGTTGATCTGTGCAGGGGCCCCCACCTTCGGCATACTGGACAGATTGGAGGCCTGAAGCTGCTGTCG aACTCATCATCAGTGTGGAGATTTCCAGGCGCCCCAGAGACACTGCAGAGAGTGTCCGGCATTTCCTTCCCCACTGCAGAGGAGCTGAGGGCCTGGGAAGAATGGAGGGAGGAAGCAGAGTTACGGGACCACCGGCGCATTGGGAAG GAACAGGAGCTCTTCTTCTTCCATGAACTGAGCCCCGGGAGCTGTTTCTTCCTGCCTCGAGGGACAAGGGTGTATAATGCACTGGTGGCTTTTATCAGG TCACTCTGGTCTCCCATGTCGGCATCTCTGCAGGCTGAATACACCCGCCGCGGTTTCTCAGAAGTGAAAACCCCCACGTTGTTTTCTGCGAAGCTCTGGGAGCTGTCAGGGCACTGGGAGCATTATCGGGAAGACATGTTTGCCCTGCAGCCACCAGGCCTGGACAGGCCTTCCAGCTCTCAGAGCGACCACTCTGCCAGCTCCCCCACAGACACACTCGCCCTCAAGCCCATGAACTGCCCTGCACATTG CCTAATGTTCGCCCACCGGCCCAGATCCTGGCGAGAGCTGCCCCTGCGACTGGCTGACTTCGGGGCCCTACACCGGGCTGAGGCCTCTGGCAGCCTGGGGGGCCTGACCCGGCTTCGGTGCTTCCAGCAGGATGACGCCCACATCTTCTGTGCACCGGATCAG CTGGAAGCAGAGATCCGAGGCTGTCTTGATTTCCTCCACTCTGTCTACACCATCCTTGGCTTTTCCTTCCACATGGCACTGTCTACCCGGCCATCTGGCTTCCTGGGAGAGCCTTGCCTTTGGGACCAGGCCGAGCAG GTCCTGCAGCAGGCCCTAGAAGAATTTGGAGCACCATGGGATCTCAACCCTGGAGATGGTGCATTCTATGGGCCTAAG ATTGATGTGCACGTCCGCGATGCCCTGGGTCGACCCCATCAGTGTGGGACAATCCAGCTTGATTTCCAGCTGCCCCTGAGATTTGACCTCCAGTACAAGGG GCAGTCGGGGGCCCTAGAGTGTCCAGTCCTCATTCATCGCGCCGTGCTCGGTTCCGTGGAAAGGATGTTGGGAGTGCTGGCGGAGAGCTGTGGGGGAAAATG GCCACTGTGGCTGTCCCCGTTCCAGGTGGTGGTCATCCCTGTGGGGACGGAGCAGGAGGAATATGCCAGAGAG GCACAGCAGAGCCTGCGAGCTGCGGGACTGGTCGGTGACCTGGACGCTGACTCGGGACTGACCCTCAGCCGGAGAATCCGCCGGGCTCAGCTCGCACACTACAATTTTCAGTTTG TGGTTGGCCAGAGAGAGCAGAGTAAGAGAACAGTGAACATTCGGACTCGAGATAATCGTCGACTTGGAGAACGGGACTTGGCCGAGGCTGTACAGCGGCTACTGGAGCTACAGGACACCAGGGTCCCAAATGCTGAAGAAATTTTCTGA